The window ACATGGTTGAAAAGGCATGATTATTCATGCAAACTAAGAAATCATACAAAGCATTTTCAATTCTGTCGTAGTGCCTATAATGTATCTGCTGTTTCTTTGAGTTGGGATAGTAAAAGTGTAACTATATTACTGTACACATTTGTGACTTAAAGGTGTGAGATGGGGTGCAAAGTGAAAGACGTTTCATATCTGGAAGATTTCAGATTCTTTTCTGTAGATATCACTTTCGTTGTTTGTtctttatatacattttgtagaCATCCAttgacatttaaattaaaccctggttttattatcttttttttttgtctacCTCCAATTGTTTATTGGCTGTGTTTCTTAATCTTTTTCCTACTTCTATGTGTCATTGAACTAGGCATGGGCCGAATACCATTTTTGTAAACTGTCACGgttttaaaaacactaaaagtTTCTGTTATACCATTGCAAAGGTTTGAGCTACTTTGTGTAGGAATCCATCAAGTTCTGTGctatattttgtttatgcatATTTAGTTGTTTGCTCATCcacatttagtttatttatgtatatgtatatatttatggaTGAACGCATGCCAGTTTAATTACTGGAAAAGAATGGAAAAAAACTCAAAAGTGGTGCCATGCTTTCAAAATGTTGGGGAAGCACCGATTTAACctgacatactgtacatgtttattgttgttccaaatattttgtgttgcttaaaaatcaaatctatggtgttcaatgttttttactCCGACActtaaaagaacacattttaaagccACAACCGCTATACCATGAAACGGTGATAGTTTGACTTCAGGTTACCATACCGTCAAAATCTCATACCGGCCCATGCCTACTTTGAACTTGATCTGCATTTCCCTATCACTCACTCCTGCCTGTACTTCTCTTCCTTCTCTCAGGGCTTGACAAGATGCACTGGACCTGGATAAAAGAGAATAAGACCTCAGCAATGCCATCAACCTTTTTGTTTTCGGTTTTTCATTCTTTATCTCTTTCCGTATTTTGAAACCCATCTGTGGGTTAAATAATTAGGTAATGCCATTATTCTTCCAAACAAAGAGATCGAGATGGCATTTGGGGTGCAGAGAACGTTTTTGGTGTTTGGGGGTATTTCATAAAAGATTGGGAAAGCTttttatttcacctttttatttttcaactgaaaaaaacatttgtacagCACCCCATTTGCGATCCTAATTCACAATAGTAAATAGTTATAAGAGGTCTGTTTTGTggttacttttatttataagcAATTTTGGGCAAAGGGGAAGGAAAAACATACTGCAAGTTTCCTGTGAAGGACAGACACAAAGGCTGTAACATGAGTAATAGGATGCAGTTTTGTCTCTTCACTCCAGGACCAAGTGTTCTGTGTACCTTCTCTTTCCTCTTCAGtaccttaatgtaaaaaacCCTAAGACAAGTGACAATATCACACCAGCAGGTGTGTACATAAGGATACATGAAGGCAGAGCCCCTACTGCTTCCCCAAAAAGACGAGGAGAATCACAATGTTGTTACGAGGAAGTcaccattttattaaaatttcaaAAAAACTTGCTTTCCAGATATATTGTGAGATATTGAAGAAGGTGCCATAAGCCTTAGATCTCTTGCTGAAATAAAAGAACACAATTTTCTACCTATAATGCCCTGGCCTGAAGTGGCCTAAGGTGGCTTGATTGATGCTTGGCGATCAAGGTTGAAAGACAAATGAACGCTAGACTTCTGTCTTTAAATTTGGGGGCTGGCTGAAATTTTGAAAGAATGGTAATTATCCCTTCTGTGTCCTTATCAATTCAGTGTTACAGATTTGACTGTCATACACATTACTCTCGACTTGACAGCAGTGTAAGTAATGTAACGGTTTTGTTCTTTCCAAGACTGTGATTCAAAATAAGATAAACTAATTTGTATTCTAGCAAGGAAACCCAAATCAATACTGAAAAGAGCACATATAAATCACAACTTTGTTTCAGTTTGTGATGGGGTTTGGGCTCTTTCTGTCAGACACCAAGAAAAGAATACATTCAAAGACAACTAAAAACAACGTATAACGGTTAAAGATAAATCTTAATTTTATAGCTGGGATAAAGCCATGTAATGTAGGACATATCGTCCTGATGTACTAAATTGCATACGGACAAAGCAAAACACACAGATATAGCCTGTTCTTGTCAAACGTTTTGTTCTTACTAAGATCTTGTCAGTATTTTCTTACTGCAAATATCTAACTTACCTAAAACATGTGAGATAAAGAAACATCTTAAACTGTTAAAACTCACAAAGCCAACAACAGCAAACTGTACATTTATGTAGTCGCTCAATAGCTTAAAATACATACTTTTAAGACACTTTCAGATTCACATCATCAAGTAGCATTCCCATCCGccaaacaaattaatatttagattGGGAACCTGTcaactattttttattgtttaatgtcCACAATTCTCTTTCGCATCGGACATTAATAACTTATTAATGAAAAAGCCAAATTGTATGAAGTGAAAGCCTCAGAAATAAGCTGTGTGTAACATGCCACCTTGTTATGATCAGGCTTTTAGCAGTTAATGTGGTTTTCCATGATGATAGAATCTCTGTCCAGGCTGAGCGTGAGGGAGAAACGTGTGCCGTGATGCTGACTGAGGAGAACTTGTAAATGGAGCCTAGGCAGAATAAAGACAAACGTCACCTTTGCAACATAAATCAAGCTTAATGAACCCATGATCAGTAAAAACCTTTATCTTCACCAAATCTTTTTTAATAGTGAAGGTTCAAATAATTATGTAGTAACGTAATGGTTAATTTTAGAAATGCTGGATTAAAAAGAATGCAAATGACCACCaaagtgttcctgtagctcaaatgGTGTGTGCAACACCAAGGTGTTCCCATTCCCAGAGAATGCATGAATTGCTTAAGATTTATACCCTGAATgcaaatcgctttggataaaagcatctgtcaaatgtataaatgaaatgtaaagtaTTCATGAATCTTGTTTCATTAGATGGAATTAAAAACAATGATAGAACGTCACATAAGAGAGTgtgctgtttttctttcattatattatataatgcaAATTTTTGCTGCACTGCACAGAAGTATGCATCACATTTACTTTGAATCTTTCAACgaaaaatgaatttttaaaatggtacatgtaaaaaaaacaatgctatcAGACGATTTTTGCAGGTTGGGAAACTCACCTTTGTGGTAGGAATCTGGACAGCCATGGATGGGCCGGACAGCAGGCCAGCTGCACTCACATGTAAAGCCTGTGGATGCATGGGTCTGAGAGCAGcctaacaaaaacacacaaaaaacaaacatcaccCACTCACATCCATATACAacactattttgtattttgttcctAAAATACTCATGAGGTCTACAAAAGCATCTTACCGAGTCAGTAAACCCAGACTGCTGATTGGCATGTTCAAGCTGTTTCTGAAGGGGGATACTTGCACTGGGGATGAATCCTTTTGAGATCAACAAGTAATGAAtgaatggaaaaataattaatCTACTGAGtgacaaaagagaaaagaacAAGTGCATTATTGATAACAACTCACCTGGCTGGGAGGAGAAATGGCTGAAGACAGCATGGCTCGGAGCTTGATGGGGCAGGAATGGCAAGCTCTGAAAAGGCGATGCCCCTACATTGAAAGAAAAACCATGAGAGCTTTAGATAGATATTCTCCTGCTCTTATAGGTCCAACATTTAGGTTAAGGTGTAGTTTTATTACTACCTCTGATCTGGGTGGTGCTTGCAAAGCTGATGGGCACAGAAGCACCAGCCCCGTAAGAGGAATGGTGCGGAGCCTGAGTAACTGCATATGGCTCATGGACTGCAGTGCTTCCTGAAAACTGGCCATGCTCTGAGGAACCAGAAGGAAAACCTGGCTGGTTGTGGAAGGGGTAGCCCTACAGAAGATAACAATTTATGAATAAGTGCACACCTTATAAGAGCTATAAAATGATAactagaaaataaaaacaaaatgtattgacTTAGATTGATTAGTTTGCTATACCAAATATGACCACACATCATACAGAGAACATAACTCTCACTTACAGGCATCAGAGGAGTCTGGAACAACTGTTTACCACGTTCTCCTAAAAGAGTTCTGTTGTGACTCAATGGACTgccttaaacacacaaaacaccagCATTTCAACACTGCAGAACAGTTTTCATCGTCATACTCAAAACAATTCATTATAACAGATTGAAGTGACTGAAAACCAATATAGTTTTGAGACGCTTTGCAAAGCTTACCATGTATACTGAGAAGATGCTGTCCTGAGTGTAAAGGTAAGCTGGGCTGGTAGTTTGTTGATGACAGTGTAGAAATATCACTACAGACAAATGAATAATCAAAGGACAGTTACGAGAAAGAAGTAGCAAGGTTGCTTTCCATATCCATTTAACAcattattaaacacaatacatgCATGCACAGATGTtgagaaaatatttacatttacgcatttggcagacgctttgagtagacttacattgcattatcctatacatttatacataggtatgtgcaatcctctgggttttgacccacaaccttgcattgttaacgcaatgctcttaccactgagctacaggaaagcataattaaaattctttgatttcaatgttaatgttatagATGCACTGATATATTGGTCACATATGTTTCAGACGATCTTTggtcaattaaaaaataacgGCATATCAgttataacataaaaaagtcCAACACCAATCTGTTATGTTCCTTATTGACTATGTAAAGGTGCCAAGCTATATAAAGTCTGTTACATAAACCAGCTTCTTTCTTTGGGTAACAATTACATACTTGGCAACACAAATTGAAATCTTCCTCATAAAAGATCTATGATGACAAAATTAACAACGTACATTTTCGCCcattatgtatttttacattttacatacttTTGCTCCCTTCTTCGCCGTCTTTCCTCCTCATGAAGGACCTTTTTAAGCTGTAAGAAGAGTTGATGTTTCTCCTCTTGCAAAATTAGCAATTTTACATCCATTTTTTGAACctggtaaaataaaaaaatgcttaataaatacACTGGCCAACTAGCCATTACTGTACTAAGGCTTTTCATTTGTAAAGCTTTAAATGACGTTGCGTTAAACAATCATCTTCTCTGTTTTAAACAATGAAGATGATTATGCATTCACACCCATCTTTACCTGTTCTTTGGTCTCCTCCAATGACATTCGTTCCTCCATTTCTGTTGTTCgttttctttcctcttcttctttcAATTTCTGTTCCATCATTTTATccacttcttcttcttctacaacagaataaataaacatcatgtTGCAAATCGTTTTCACCCtgttaatattaaacatttccTTTACTGTGGAAGACGTGTCGATATACGATACAAATTACCTTGTTTTGCTCTAAatagtaaacacacacaaacgaaccttgtctttttctctctctctctttcataatGTGCTTATGGAGGGCTCTGGCCATCGCACTTGAAAGCTTTGGTCTTTCCAGTAATGCGGGCATCGTGGCGGACAGCGGAGGAGCCAGCTAGGACACACAGATCCAAATTTAATGTACCTCGCTTTGCTTTTAAAGGAAACGCAGAGTGGGGTTTCGTGGAATAACAAATCTTAACACTTCAAATGAATACGCTTACTTTCGCGTTCCTCCGCAACGTTTCCCTGTGTTTCTCAAAATGCTGAGTCTATTTGATGAAATGCACTCAATATTGTTTATCAGCGCAAAAATTCTGCTGTACGGGACTGTTTACTTGATTCACTTCCGGTATATAGGATATGTGGAAATTTCCGTTTCCGGTTCCTCCGTCTAGTGGAACAGGCTGAAAGAACGACGCAGTAAAGCTTTATTCGCGCTCTCCTTATTGCCCGAGAGAGTAAGGATTGAATACACCGTGAAACAAACGTTCTGTTTAATGCGACGTTTCTATATAATAACTGACGTGAAGGCCCCGTTGAATTGTTTACAATAGACGTCGTTGGTTATAGAAAACAAAGTACAAACATCGCCACCTAGTGTTTAACTTATGGGATGAAAAGGCGAATGAGCATTTTTGATTTTATGCGAAGTTTTATTGTATACTTGGCAGTCAACACATAATGTGGGGGGGAAGTTGCAGACCTGTGATTGATGTCATTCACAAGATCCCAGAATCGGTGTTTTTTCATCGgagttttttattaatttgtgtgCTGCATTAGTAAAGGACAAACTACAAGGACTTTTATTTGCACATATTTGAATAACCAccttatgttaaaataaaagtcagagACAACCAGCAACAGCATGGCattttgagcttttttaaaataaaatccagAATCCAGAGCATGATCCCCCCCTTCGGATACTGTGTCCCAGgcaatattccaacatgataacgatattgtatctaaatatacattttaaataacatatgtgcaacattaagcgcaaaatgaaaatacaaattcagtTATATCAATTGCATTTGTCAGTTCTTACactagttttaatattttatttaaatggatatgGTTAATGCTGTTTGCATGTTCttcccgtgcctcgggggtttcctccgggtactccggtttcctcccctggtccaaagacatgcatggtaggttgattggcatctctggaaaaattgtccgtagggtgtgagtgcgtgagtgaatgagtgagtgtgtgtgccctgcgatgggttggcactccatccagggtgtatcctgccttgatgcccgatgactcctgagataggcgcaggctccccgtgacccgaggtagttcggataagcggtagaaaatggatggatggatggatggatggttaaTGCTCTTTAAGtggcaaaatgaaaatgcattcccggattgattatatttgtttaagatagtcaagcaaaactgtagcaaaattacatttcaaatgttattttcccTAAATGCATTAAAGCGGCCATAACACACacttataaaagatagatacagctgtacgattttttccgaaatcatacggcgcgTGCAGGGGGGGGatgggtaggctgaactaaagcacattgtcaacaaaacacagacatcagtttcactcactccatgcggttcatgtccggcatcttttagcggtGGGACGgttccatatatcagtttcaaacgaccTCCAAAaccagcattttattttttgtaaaatgtatatttaaataaacaattgcattgtcattttacatatTGCATACCAATATGCTTCCATAGTTTTTAGGTGTATCAGCAATTGtacttatttaatgttttactaTGTAGTGGAGTTGGATCCCAAATATTGATTCCGGAATGGTTAGGTTTAGGACAGAAttaacagtgtttatttatttatttatgtttgttttgtccatAATAAGGTGTAAACAGTGTTCAGAAATTGGACTGCAATGTTTCATTATGTATATACAATATTCATAAGTAACAAAATAATACTTTGCTGTTTACATACTGGCAAATCGCCTTGGAAAGATACGTTTCTATCTGaattctgagcagttttgagatcTATTTGACTTGGTAGATAAAACCtttttgagtatttttattGGACAAAATCATATAATTTCAAGGCGACGATATGTCAATCTGCATCTTAAgtaaaaagaaataacaaatgtacaaatgaacATAGAATCAGCTTAGTATTGTCCCAATAACCAAACATGCAGCATTGTAAAACATGGTTGAAAAGGCATGATTATTTATGCAAATTAAGAAATCATATACAGCGTTTTCAATTCTGTCGTAGTGCCTACAATGTATCTGCTGTTCTTTAATAGAGTAAAAGTGTACTTATCTTACTGTGCACATTTATCACTCAAATGAACaaagaaaaatggaaaaaatacatttaatttctgGAAGATTTCACTCTTTTTCGTATATATTACTTTCGttgtttgttcttttatataaatgtagTTGACATCCCAttgacatttaaattaaaccctttgtttgttatgtttaatttatttggcAACcacaaaattgttttttttactgtgtttctTCATCTTTTTCCTACTTCTTTGTGTCATTGAACTTGTTCTTTATTTTCCCATACCTCACCCCTGTACTTCTCTTCCTTCTCTCAGGGTTTGACAAGATGCACTGGACCGGGATAAATGAGAATAAGACCTCAGCAATGCCATCAACCTTTTTGATTTCTGTTTTATCTCCTTCTGTACTTTGAAACCCATCTATGGGTTAA of the Triplophysa dalaica isolate WHDGS20190420 chromosome 1, ASM1584641v1, whole genome shotgun sequence genome contains:
- the LOC130424444 gene encoding G protein pathway suppressor 2-like, yielding MPALLERPKLSSAMARALHKHIMKERERKRQEEEEVDKMMEQKLKEEEERKRTTEMEERMSLEETKEQVQKMDVKLLILQEEKHQLFLQLKKVLHEEERRRRREQNDISTLSSTNYQPSLPLHSGQHLLSIHGSPLSHNRTLLGERGKQLFQTPLMPGYPFHNQPGFPSGSSEHGQFSGSTAVHEPYAVTQAPHHSSYGAGASVPISFASTTQIRGASPFQSLPFLPHQAPSHAVFSHFSSQPGFIPSASIPLQKQLEHANQQSGFTDSAALRPMHPQALHVSAAGLLSGPSMAVQIPTTKAPFTSSPQSASRHTFLPHAQPGQRFYHHGKPH